A genomic window from Fusarium verticillioides 7600 chromosome 5, whole genome shotgun sequence includes:
- a CDS encoding hypothetical protein (At least one base has a quality score < 10), with protein sequence MSKPIVLHLGDDIKWNHDLYKTFTSHFEIKRSHSMSRPDFINALKQKTFGDFFAIYRPFWNTGGEMGNWDDELISLLPVSCKIYASAGAGFDWVDTAALAKRGITYCNAAAACTESVADAAIWLIISVFRNLSWSSTAARSGDKDKFIDANKNLAPVSRNPSGFTLGIIGFGRIGRRIAEKAYKALDMKIIYNDIAQMPSSIETPLNAEFKSSDALLAEADCVVVATPFAGETLLNKAGLSKMKRGAKLVNIARGKLINEADLVEALSSGHLSGAGLDVFENEPHISPELLKMKNVELLSHNAGASLRFAYWV encoded by the exons ATGTCCAAACCCATCGTTCTCCATCTCGGCGACGACATTAAATGGAACCATGATCTCTACAAGACCTTTACATCTCACTTTGAGATCAAGCGCTCGCACAGCATGTCCCGCCCAGACttcatcaacgccctcaaGCAAAAAACATTTGGTGATTTCTTCGCTATCTACAGACCGTTCTGGAACACAGGCGGTGAGATGGGCAATTGGGATGATGAAttgatctctcttcttcccgtGTCGTGTAAGATTTATGCTAGCGCGGGAGCTGGCTTTGACTGGGTTGATACAGCTGCACTTGCAAAGCGAG GCATCACTTATTGCaacgcagcagcagcttgcaCAGAATCCGTAGCAGACGCAGCAATatggctcatcatctccgTCTTCCGCAACCTCAGCTGGTCCAGCACGGCAGCCCGGTCAGGCGACAAAGACAAATTCATCGACGCCAACAAGAATCTCGCCCCGGTGTCCCGCAACCCAAGCGGCTTCACCCTCGGCATAATCGGTTTCGGCCGCATCGGCCGCCGCATCGCTGAAAAAGCGTACAAAGCACTCGACATGAAGATCATCTACAACGACATCGCCCAAATGCCTTCGTCTATTGAAACCCCCCTCAACGCGGAGTTTAAATCATCAGATGCTCTCCTCGCTGAAGCAGACTGCGTCGTCGTCGCTACACCCTTCGCCGGCGAAACACTACTTAACAAAGCTGGTTTATCAAAAATGAAGCGCGGTGCAAAACTAGTTAATATTGCGCGCGGAAAACTCATTAATGAAGCGGATCTCGTTGAAGCGCTTTCTAGCGGTCATTTATCAGGTGCTGGACTAGACGTCTTTGAAAATGAACCGCACATCAGCCCtgagctgttgaagatgaaaaaTGTGGAGTTGCTGTCACACAATGCGGGTGCGAGTTTGCGATTCGCATATTGGGTTTGA
- a CDS encoding primary-amine oxidase, which translates to MGLTQHHPFDPLSRDEIAAAVETIRKYQSGQLLFNAVTLQEPRKKEMLRWLEHPSEGNKPARIADVTVILPDGAVYDGLVDLKTRKVQKWEKLDGLQPIITPEELCQVEEIARKDPKVIEQCEISGIPRSEMHKVYCDPWTIGYDERFGSNIRLQQALMYYRPDPDTFQYQYPLDFCPIYDGAKKEIIHIDIPSVRRPLSKQKAIDYTPRYINENGGYRKDIKPINITQPEGVSFTMNGRVLSWQNFKFHIGFNYKEGIVLNHITFTDKGIERPIFYRLSLSEMVVPYGAPEHPHQRKHAFDLGEYGAGYMANSLALGCDCKGVIHYLDADFAARDGSIRTIKNAVCIHEEDNGILFKHTDFRDDSVTVTRARKLIVQQIFTAANYEYACQWVFHQDGTIQPEIKLTGILNTYALNEGEDAGPWGTEVYPQVNAHNHQHLFCLRVNPMIDGVNNTVNMVDTVASEAPVGSPQNKYGNAFYAKKTKLRTSGQAKTDYNGATSRTWEMVNENKLHPYSKKPASYKLVSREVPGLLPKEGSLVWKRAGFARHAVHVTPYRDDELWAAGRHVPQTSGEPSRGLPEWIAEGTASTENTDIVLWHTFGVTHIPAPEDFPIMPVEPMTLLLRPRNFFTNNPCMDVPPSYSISPTQVAEKKGALDQSDKVSQLAFGGKSCCSGGNAAARL; encoded by the exons ATGGGTCTCACACAACATCATCCTTTTGATCCTCTCTCCAGAGATGAGATCGCCGCTGCCGTCGAGACCATCCGCAAGTATCAGTCCGGCCAACTCCTCTTCAATGCGGTTACTCTACAAGAGCCCCgcaagaaggagatgttgagatggctgGAGCATCCTTCCGAGGGAAACAAACCTGCGAGAATCGCGGATGTCACTGTCATTCTTCCTGATGGAGCTGTTTACGATGGTCTTGTGGACCTCAAGACGAGAAAGGTCCAGAAGTgggagaagctcgatggcCTTCAACCTATT ATCACACCTGAGGAACTCTGCCAGGTCGAGGAGATCGCGCGCAAAGACCCCAAGGTCATAGAACAGTGCGAAATCTCTGGCATCCCCAGGTCAGAGATGCACAAGGTCTACTGCGACCCCTGGACGATCGGCTACGACGAGCGCTTCGGCAGCAACATTCGTCTGCAGCAGGCGCTCATGTACTACCGTCCTGATCCCGATACCTTCCAGTATCAGTACCCTCTTGACTTCTGCCCCATCTACGACggcgccaagaaggaaatcaTCCACATTGACATCCCCAGCGTGCGCCGCCCGTTGAGCAAGCAAAAGGCTATTGACTACACTCCCCGCTACATCAATGAGAATGGTGGTTATCGcaaggatatcaagcctATCAACATTACCCAGCCCGAGGGTGTCTCGTTCACCATGAATGGACGTGTCTTGTCGTGGCAGAACTTTAAGTTCCATATTGGTTTCAACTACAAGGAGGGTATTGTGCTGAACCACATTACTTTCACCGACAAGGGTATTGAGCGACCTATCTTCTACCGTCTCTCCCTATCGGAGATGGTAGTCCCGTACGGTGCACCTgagcatcctcatcagcgaAAGCACGcttttgatcttggtgaATACGGCGCAGGATACATGGCCAActctctcgctctcggcTGCGACTGCAAGGGTGTGATTCACTACCTCGACGCCGACTTCGCCGCTCGCGACGGTTCTATCCGCACCATCAAGAACGCTGTCTGTATTCACGAAGAGGATAACGGTATTCTCTTCAAGCATACCGACTTCCGCGATGATTCCGTCACAGTGACTCGGGCGCGAAAACTCATCGTGCAGCAGATCTTCACAGCGGCTAACTACGAGTACGCATGCCAATGGGTTTTCCACCAAGACGGTACAATCCAGCCTGAGATCAAACTCACCGGTATTCTCAACACATACGCTCTCAACGAGGGTGAAGACGCTGGACCGTGGGGCACAGAGGTTTATCCCCAGGTCAACGCACACAACCATCAGCACTTGTTCTGTCTGCGCGTGAACCCCATGATCGACGGCGTGAACAACACTGTCAACATGGTTGATACTGTTGCTAGCGAGGCACCCGTCGGAAGCCCCCAGAATAAATACGGTAATGCGTTTtatgccaagaagacaaagtTGAGGACGAGTGGGCAGGCCAAGACGGATTATAACGGTGCGACGAGCAGGACGTGGGAGATGGTTAATGAGAACAAGCTGCATCCTTattccaagaagcctgcgTCTTATAAGCTTGTTAGCAGAGAGGTTCCAGGCCTTTTGCCAAAGGAGGGATCCCTGGTCTGGAAGCGCGCTGGTTTCGCCCGTCACGCCGTTCACGTCACACCTT ATCGCGATGATGAGCTCTGGGCCGCAGGTCGTCACGTCCCCCAAACATCCGGCGAACCATCCCGAGGCCTTCCCGAGTGGATCGCCGAGGGCACAGCGTCCACTGAAAACACCGACATTGTTCTCTGGCACACCTTCGGCGTGACACACATCCCTGCGCCCGAGGACTTCCCCATCATGCCTGTTGAGCCGATGACGTTGTTGCTCCGACCTAGGAACTTCTTTACGAACAACCCTTGTATGGATGTGCCGCCTAGTTACTCGATTTCTCCTACGCAGGttgcggagaagaagggtgcGCTGGATCAGAGTGATAAGGTTAGTCAGTTGGCTTTTGGGGGTAAGAGTTGTTGTTCCGGTGGAAATGCTGCTGCGAGATTGTAA
- a CDS encoding Ca2+-transporting ATPase → MDSSTSRRPRAPTITVDTAAVDSSDDPAPADSISPSPLDDTNTLAVPTVKSRAESWSSSPSTKVGTDHEQMSREVEALRKGDQAEILKPDPGEEDLFRVENNPFAFSPGQLAKLINPKNLAAFVALGGLPGLQKGLRTDAKAGLSVDEGKLAGAVSFEEATSSKVEKASHGDAAHASGKDAFPDRKRVYGTNRLPEPKSKSFLELAWIALQDRVLILLCIAAVVSLALGLYQTFGGSHEDGGAKVEWVEGVAIIVAITIVVVVGAANDWQKERQFQKLNQKKEDRIVKITRSGKPQNISIHDVLVGDVMLLEPGDVIPVDGVFIEGHNLSCDESSATGESDLIKKVPAEQVLHALLHEQAPQLKKLDPFIISGAKVLDGVGTFLVTAVGEQSSHGKTMMSLRDDPGLTPLQAKLNLLAGYIAKLGSAAGLLLFFVLLIEFLAKLPNNRESGEQKGQDFLQILITSITVIVVAVPEGLPLAVTLSLAFATKKMTRENNLVRHLQSCETMGNATVICSDKTGTLTENIMTVVAGSLGIRGLFSFGDSSFEKEAAGAEKRETIALAQFANKLDPEYKELLKTAICVNTTAFESDEEGKQGFVGTKTETALLDWARRYLGLGPLAIERANHPITRLFPFNSQRKCMGAVVQIPGPTKDRPKYRLYIKGASEIVLGECTTILGDPTTSPTTEALSDDGKEELRSIIFNYATNSLRTLGLAYRDFENWPPVLTLRPEDDNADIDLTDLVHNLTWMGVVGIQDPVRKGVPEAVNDCGIASVNVKMVTGDNVETARAIALNCGILTESTINEPNAVMQGSDFRKLSESDRTAVVKQLRVLARSSPEDKRILVKALRSLGEIVAVTGDGTNDAPALKAADVGFSMGITGTEVAKEASDIILMDDNFSSIVVALGWGRAINDSVKKFLQFQLTVNITAVGVTFISAVSDDEQKSVLNAVQLLWVNLIMDTFAALALATDPPTGSLLHREPEARTAPLITITMWKMIIGQSIYQLIVCFVLWFGRDSILGYEEREVRSLIFNIFVFMQIFKLVNSRRIDNKLNIFEGLHRNHLFMLMMTIMAAGQIIIIFFGSDAFVVTRLNGVQWGISLVLGFFSIPIGVLIRLFPDEWFHAFVKVLAKLWPSWIRFSRKKKDTSEEEGTEPFPKEKLEGYDMDTALLGIRDDLEFLKRVRGGRMTALSDAMARSREKMLRRKRSESRPRSKLRSRRGSSRSSNRPPISPMMSVVGMPGIVAASVAGLQPGQGASNENLEARQA, encoded by the exons ATGGACTCTAGCACTTCACGACGTCCGCGCGCTCCCACAATCACCGTCGATACTGCGGCTGTCGACTCCTCAGACGATCCCG CACCGGCAGATTCaatctctccatctcccctAGACGACACAAACACTCTCGCAGTACCAACCGTCAAATCCAGAGCCGAATCATGgtcctcctccccctccacaAAAGTCGGCACCGATCATGAACAAATGTCTCGCGAGGTAGAAGCCCTAAGAAAAGGCGACCAGGCCGAAATTCTCAAGCCCGACCCCGGCGAGGAAGACCTCTTCCGCGTGGAAAATAACCCGTTCGCTTTCTCGCCAGGTCAATTGGCAAAACTCATTAATCCAAAGAACTTGGCCGCGTTTGTTGCGCTCGGTGGTCTACCCGGTCTGCAGAAGGGTTTGAGGACTGATGCTAAGGCTGGGttgagtgttgatgaggggAAGCTTGCGGGTGCGGTGTCTTTTGAGGAAGCGACTTCTTcaaaggttgagaaggcgagTCATGGTGATGCGGCGCATGCTTCGGGAAAAGATGCGTTTCCTGATCGGAAACGAGTATATGGCACGAATCGTCTCCCGGAACCGAAGTCAAAGTCGTTTCTTGAACTAGCTTGGATCGCGCTGCAAGACCGCGtgctcattcttctctgcatcGCAGCCGTGGTGTCCCTCGCGCTAGGTCTCTACCAAACCTTTGGAGGATCACATGAAGACGGCGGCGCAAAAGTCGAATGGGTCGAAGGtgtcgccatcatcgtcgccataACAATCGTCGTCGTGGTAGGCGCAGCAAACGACTGGCAAAAAGAGCGACAATTCCAGAAACTCAAccaaaagaaggaagaccGCATCGTCAAGATAACACGCTCCGGAAAACCGCAAAACATCTCTATTCACGATGTCCTCGTCGGCGATGTCATGCTTCTCGAGCCAGGTGATGTTATTcctgttgatggtgtttttaTCGAGGGTCATAATCTCAGCTGTGATGAGAGTTCGGCGACGGGTGAGTCGGATCTTATTAAGAAGGTGCCTGCTGAGCAGGTTCTTCATGCGCTGCTGCACGAGCAGGCGCcgcagttgaagaagcttgaccCGTTTATTATTTCTGGTGcaaaggttcttgatggcgtAGGCACGTTTCTTGTTACGGCGGTGGGAGAGCAGAGTAGTCATGgaaagacgatgatgtcgctTCGTGATGATCCGGGATTGACGCCTCTTCAAGCAaagctcaatctcctcgCAG GATACATTGCAAAGCTTGGTAGCGCAGCTggtctcctcctcttcttcgtcctcctcatcgaaTTCCTCGCCAAACTGCCCAACAACCGCGAATCAGGCGAGCAAAAGGGCCAAGACTTCTTACAGATCCTCATCACCTCCATAaccgtcatcgtcgtcgccgTCCCAGAAGGTCTCCCCCTCGCAGTAACGCTCTCCCTCGCTTTcgcgaccaagaagatgacgcGCGAGAATAACCTGGTGCGACATCTTCAATCGTGCGAGACTATGGGTAACGCCACGGTCATCTGCTCCGACAAGACTGGTACCCTCACCGAGAACATCATGACCGTTGTCGCAGGCTCACTGGGCATTCGTGGACTCTTTTCTTTTGGTGATTCGTCGtttgagaaggaggctgctggtgctgagaagagagagactATTGCGCTGGCTCAGTTTGCGAACAAGCTTGATCCTGAGTACaaggaacttctcaagactgcCATCTGCGTCAACACCACGGCTTTTGAgtccgatgaagaaggaaagcaAGGCTTCGTCGGTACAaagactgagactgctcTTCTCGACTGGGCCCGTCGGTATCTCGGTCTCGGCCCCCTCGCAATCGAACGCGCCAACCATCCCATCACCCGtctcttccccttcaacTCCCAGCGCAAATGCATGGGCGCCGTAGTACAAATCCCCGGCCCTACAAAGGATAGGCCCAAGTACAGACTCTACATCAAGGGTGCTTCTGAAATCGTTCTCGGCGAATGTACCACTATTCTCGGCGATCCTACTACATCACCTACCACCGAAGCCCTCTCCGACGATGGAAAAGAGGAACTGCGCtctatcatcttcaactacGCGACAAACTCTCTTAGAACTCTGGGTCTGGCGTACCGCGACTTTGAGAACTGGCCTCCTGTGCTTACCCTCCGCCCCGAAGACGATAACGCTGATATCGATCTGACTGATCTGGTGCATAACCTCACATGGATGGGCGTGGTAGGTATCCAGGATCCTGTGCGCAAGGGCGTTCCCGAGGCTGTAAACGACTGCGGTATTGCCTCTGTGAATGTCAAGATGGTTACGGGTGACAACGTCGAGACCGCGCGCGCCATCGCCCTCAACTGCGGTATCCTCACCGAAAGCACAATCAACGAGCCCAACGCCGTGATGCAGGGCTCTGACTTCCGCAAGCTCTCTGAATCAGACCGCACAGCAGTTGTGAAGCAACTCCGTGTGCTCGCGCGATCAAGTCCAGAGGATAAACGCATCCTCGTCAAGGCGCTGCGATCGCTCGGTGAGATCGTCGCTGTTACAGGCGATGGAACAAACGATGCTCCTGCGCTCAAGGCAGCGGATGTTGGTTTCTCTATGGGTATCACTGGTACAGAAGTCGCCAAGGAGGCATCAGATATTATCCTCATGGACGATAACTTCTCATCTATAGTTGTCGCTTTGGGCTGGGGTCGTGCTATTAACGACTCTGTTAAGAAGTTCTTGCAGTTCCAGCTTACCGTTAACATTACAGCCGTCGGTGTAACATTCATCTCAGCTGTGTCCGACGACGAGCAGAAATCCGTTCTCAACGCTGTTCAACTCCTCTGGgtcaacctcatcatggaTACTTTCgccgctctcgctctcgccaCCGATCCTCCCACCGGAAGTCTTTTGCACCGCGAACCCGAAGCTCGAACTGCACCGCTTATTACAATCACTatgtggaagatgatcatcgGCCAATCGATTTACCAGCTCATCGTGTGTTTCGTCCTCTGGTTCGGTCGCGATTCAATCCTCGGCTATGAAGAACGTGAAGTCCGAtcactcatcttcaacatctttgtCTTTATGCAGATCTTTAAGCTCGTCAACAGTCGACGTATCGataacaagctcaacatcttTGAGGGTCTGCACCGCAACCATTTGttcatgctcatgatgaccatcatggccgccggccaaatcatcatcatattCTTCGGCAGCGACGCTTTCGTGGTGACACGCTTGAACGGTGTCCAGTGGGGAATTTCTCTcgtccttggcttcttctctatTCCTATCGGTGTACTCATTCGTTTGTTCCCCGACGAGTGGTTCCACGCGTTCGTCAAGGTTCTCGCTAAGCTGTGGCCAAGCTGGATCCGCTTCTcgcgcaagaagaaggacacctcagaggaagagggcacTGAGCCGTTTCCtaaggagaagctggaggggTATGATATGGATACCGCACTTCTCGGCATTCGCGATGAtctcgagttcttgaagCGCGTTCGCGGCGGACGCATGACGGCGTTGAGCGATGCCATGGCTCGTTCGCGCGAGAAGATGCTTCGACGTAAGAGATCCGAGTCTCGACCTCGAAGCAAGCTCCGCAGCCGCCGCGGTTCATCGCGATCCTCAAACAGACCGCCCATCTCGCCGATGATGTCGGTCGTCGGTATGCCGGGTATTGTAGCTGCGAGTGTAGCGGGATTACAGCCTGGACAGGGTGCTAGTAacgagaaccttgaggcGCGACAGGCGTGA